In Clostridium botulinum BKT015925, a single window of DNA contains:
- a CDS encoding superoxide dismutase: MADLKAKVYDLSSVKEMTSKQLDEHYKLYLGYISKLNEIDKMSKNPQFYSGSNPTYSTMRSLKMGETYSLDGVILHQYYFQNITNSNNYISDNLINIICVQWGCLDNFLSYLKQVCLSMRGWAVVCFDPLTSLLRITGSDLHDYGSVWNAHPILVIDVYEHAYFMDFGTDRAKYIDVMFKNLNWNVISSRFDKCISLL; encoded by the coding sequence ATGGCAGATTTAAAAGCTAAAGTTTATGATCTTTCAAGTGTTAAAGAAATGACTTCAAAACAATTAGATGAACATTACAAATTATATTTAGGATATATAAGTAAACTAAACGAAATAGATAAAATGAGTAAAAATCCGCAGTTTTATTCTGGATCAAATCCAACCTACAGTACCATGAGATCTTTGAAAATGGGTGAAACTTATTCTTTAGATGGAGTTATACTGCATCAATATTATTTTCAAAATATCACTAATTCAAATAATTATATTAGCGATAATTTAATTAATATAATCTGTGTTCAATGGGGATGTTTAGATAATTTCTTAAGTTACTTAAAACAAGTATGTCTTTCTATGAGGGGTTGGGCAGTAGTTTGTTTTGATCCTTTAACATCTCTTCTTAGAATTACAGGCTCTGATCTTCATGATTATGGTTCTGTATGGAATGCACATCCTATTTTAGTTATAGACGTATATGAACACGCTTATTTTATGGATTTCGGTACAGATAGGGCTAAATATATAGATGTTATGTTTAAAAATTTAAATTGGAATGTCATAAGTTCACGATTTGATAAATGCATTTCATTACTTTAA
- a CDS encoding DUF4829 domain-containing protein — protein sequence MKKILCALIICMFSSFATGCSKDHRQVVKNQNNPKIIIEEYFNHWNNKDSNKMILLHTEARQKDYRNSNMQWEFDNLMSVKLLSCEEVTSKSLIEDEIKRAVDAKVVPKDANNENVKCFNVKFDIKLNNPNEGSRDDGVSQERITLVRNDKNSQWLIQDMGEA from the coding sequence GTGAAAAAAATACTATGCGCACTTATAATTTGCATGTTTAGTAGCTTTGCTACAGGATGTAGTAAAGATCATAGACAAGTTGTTAAAAATCAAAACAATCCTAAAATTATTATTGAAGAATATTTTAATCATTGGAATAATAAAGACTCTAATAAGATGATTTTATTACACACTGAAGCAAGGCAAAAGGATTATAGAAATTCTAATATGCAGTGGGAGTTTGATAATTTAATGTCTGTTAAGTTATTATCTTGTGAAGAGGTTACTTCTAAATCATTAATTGAGGATGAAATAAAAAGAGCAGTGGATGCTAAAGTTGTTCCTAAAGATGCTAATAATGAAAATGTGAAATGTTTTAATGTGAAATTTGATATTAAATTGAATAATCCTAATGAGGGATCTAGGGATGATGGAGTGTCACAAGAAAGAATCACACTAGTGAGAAATGATAAAAATTCACAATGGTTAATACAAGATATGGGGGAAGCATAG
- a CDS encoding helix-turn-helix domain-containing protein — translation MIFSQKIQKLRKAKKLSQKEFGKKLGIHDEIILQWESGTSYPSINELIKISDVFNITTDSLLKDNINEYEDDWETDIIMGCAILGMACGFIFDNDLCLWGCMLGTGITYFIKGIKKIKYTK, via the coding sequence ATGATTTTTTCGCAGAAAATACAAAAATTAAGAAAAGCAAAAAAATTATCACAAAAAGAATTTGGAAAAAAGTTAGGAATACATGATGAAATAATTTTACAGTGGGAATCGGGTACGAGCTATCCATCAATAAATGAATTAATTAAAATAAGTGATGTATTTAATATAACTACAGATAGTTTATTGAAAGATAATATTAATGAATATGAAGATGATTGGGAAACAGATATTATAATGGGATGTGCTATATTAGGAATGGCATGTGGGTTTATATTTGATAATGATTTATGTCTTTGGGGATGTATGCTAGGTACGGGGATTACTTATTTTATTAAAGGAATTAAAAAGATAAAATATACAAAATGA
- a CDS encoding trypsin-like peptidase domain-containing protein, producing MYKPLCNIDNKILYICDKEYGYFFNKPNVVAVGLGYKIKNGFCTYRKCIKVCVSKKIDNDNLNINSLIPIIYKGIETDVVETGSFEAKGLTKKVRPVLGGYSIGPAPNDITGTMSCLVRDNSNHNLYVLGSSHILANENRLPKGTQIIQPGKYDGGRAPRDTIAILYNYIPIFFSTATYFPVNFVDCGIAKVNNPNLVSSKLYCLNNITGIVAPHLDQSVRKVGRSTGITYGYVTSLGTVVKTNFDIGPAYFKNQIITTSMCASGDSGGLLLDLNNKVIGMLNSGSTGSVSSYSPISKVLSTLNVSIVT from the coding sequence AAACCTCTTTGTAATATTGACAATAAAATTTTGTATATTTGTGATAAGGAGTACGGGTATTTTTTTAATAAACCAAATGTAGTTGCAGTAGGATTAGGATACAAAATAAAGAATGGATTTTGCACATATAGAAAATGTATCAAAGTTTGTGTTAGTAAAAAAATTGATAATGATAATTTAAATATTAATTCATTAATCCCTATAATATATAAAGGAATTGAAACAGATGTTGTGGAAACAGGTTCATTTGAAGCAAAGGGATTAACTAAAAAAGTACGACCTGTATTAGGGGGATATAGTATAGGACCTGCACCAAATGATATAACAGGAACAATGTCTTGTCTTGTACGAGATAATTCAAATCATAATTTATATGTACTAGGTTCTAGTCATATACTAGCCAATGAAAATAGGCTTCCAAAAGGTACTCAAATAATTCAACCAGGGAAATATGATGGTGGACGTGCTCCTCGAGATACTATTGCAATACTTTATAATTACATTCCAATATTTTTTTCAACAGCCACATATTTTCCTGTAAATTTTGTTGATTGTGGTATTGCTAAAGTAAATAATCCTAATTTAGTATCAAGTAAACTATATTGTTTAAATAATATTACAGGAATTGTAGCTCCTCATTTAGATCAATCTGTTAGAAAAGTTGGAAGAAGTACAGGTATAACTTATGGATATGTTACGTCACTAGGAACAGTTGTTAAAACTAATTTTGATATAGGACCTGCTTATTTTAAAAATCAAATAATTACAACAAGTATGTGTGCTTCGGGAGATTCAGGTGGACTATTGTTAGATTTAAATAATAAGGTCATAGGAATGCTTAATAGTGGGTCTACAGGATCTGTATCATCATACTCTCCTATATCAAAAGTATTAAGTACTTTAAATGTATCTATTGTAACTTAG